In one window of Hyla sarda isolate aHylSar1 chromosome 1 unlocalized genomic scaffold, aHylSar1.hap1 SUPER_1_unloc_6, whole genome shotgun sequence DNA:
- the LOC130298239 gene encoding DNA damage-regulated autophagy modulator protein 1-like, translated as MELKGLGFVPLLLAFWCAAWLATSYIVTVVLGHAASPLMHISDVGNFFPENILLRIGFIGTSIGTLVLTFLIYKYMVMHTEEFRGHQVLIQRILLAIVWASCFGTAVMHVLSPEEYPRIHFVSTIISITCEALYYLGQSIQMYKLPGANKVIHHSRCTCCGLAFTCAIFYFGYKTLQELFYDDEDWDEIREITTIIIEWVMLLLILINTVTYYSTMQRLMLTVSRNSCKLSLRVRIDDFGV; from the exons atggagctaaaaggtttggggttcgtcccccttctgttggcgttttggtgtgcggcctggcttgccaccagctacatcgtgacggtcgtcctcggccatgccgcctcgccactgatgcacatcag tgacgtgggaaatttctttcccgaaaacatattattgagaattggtttcatagggacatccattggcactttggtactaacctttcttatttataagtatatggttatgcatactgaagagttcaggggtcatcaggtcctgatccagaggatcctgctcgccattgtgtgggcctcctgttttggtacagctgttatgcatgtattgtcccccgaagaatatcccaggatacactttgtcagcacgataatttccattacatgtgaagccttatactaccttgggcagtccatccagatgtataaattaccaggagcaaacaaagtcatccaccatagtagatgcacctgctgtggcctggcttttacctgcgcaattttctactttggatataaaacattacaggaattattctatgatgatgaagactgggacgagatccgtgaaatcaccaccataatcatcgagtgggtgatgcttctactgatcctgataaacaccgtgacctattattccaccatgcagaggttaatgttaaccgtctccaggaacagctgcaaactctctcttagagtaagaattgatgactttggggtgtag